One Alicyclobacillus acidoterrestris DNA window includes the following coding sequences:
- a CDS encoding 5-formyltetrahydrofolate cyclo-ligase has translation MLTVEAEKEHLRQLLKRDRMSLTENERHRAQLAICAAVLDFCEGYARSRQSCDKPLTIGLYAAVRGEVDVSACFAGLRERGWRIVYPRVQALGAMEMFVVDKAHHLVPGAYGILEPPADALPVQKEQLDVLLVPGLGFTQEGWRLGYGGGYYDRYLAGALDVCTVGIGFQRQVRAALPVAAHDRRLNYLITEEGVVNCWDPTSVSS, from the coding sequence TTGTTGACTGTTGAAGCGGAAAAGGAACATTTGCGACAGTTGTTAAAACGCGATAGGATGAGTTTAACAGAAAATGAAAGACATCGGGCACAGCTGGCGATTTGCGCCGCCGTTCTCGATTTTTGCGAGGGGTACGCCCGTTCACGGCAATCGTGCGACAAGCCGCTGACGATAGGTTTGTACGCCGCTGTGCGAGGTGAAGTAGATGTGTCGGCATGCTTCGCAGGCCTCCGCGAGCGGGGCTGGCGCATCGTCTATCCGCGCGTCCAGGCGCTTGGCGCCATGGAGATGTTCGTCGTCGACAAAGCGCATCATCTCGTGCCGGGCGCGTATGGCATTCTGGAACCACCGGCCGACGCTTTGCCCGTGCAAAAGGAACAGTTGGATGTTCTGTTGGTGCCGGGCCTCGGTTTTACCCAGGAAGGTTGGCGGCTTGGGTACGGTGGGGGTTATTACGACCGATATCTGGCTGGTGCGTTGGACGTTTGCACGGTCGGCATTGGATTTCAGCGGCAGGTACGAGCGGCGCTGCCGGTTGCTGCACACGATAGGCGTCTGAATTACCTGATTACAGAAGAGGGTGTGGTCAACTGTTGGGACCCGACGTCTGTGTCGTCGTAG
- the tsaB gene encoding tRNA (adenosine(37)-N6)-threonylcarbamoyltransferase complex dimerization subunit type 1 TsaB: MGVIVMDTATDAMAVAAGRLDGTLLSAVTQRVPRGHSRLLQPSVSFVMQSAGFHPGEVERIGVGVGPGSYTGVRMAVATGKAMAHALQVPLTAVPTLDAIALAAGLGLPVPAEVSVLVLLFARRHRAFGAWFTVVGGRLASRSEAQVQPIADWLAQVPAHTSAVPAVLVHDFPPEELALTNIPEDLLPLSWGDVSTRFADALFRLALRDEYPVFEGERIHTVLPYYALPVEAEAKLESRQKGGERP; encoded by the coding sequence ATGGGCGTGATTGTGATGGATACGGCCACGGACGCGATGGCGGTCGCCGCTGGTCGCTTGGACGGGACGCTGCTGTCGGCAGTCACGCAACGTGTACCGCGTGGTCATTCGCGCTTGTTGCAGCCGTCGGTTTCGTTCGTGATGCAGTCGGCCGGTTTTCACCCCGGGGAAGTGGAGCGAATCGGTGTGGGGGTTGGGCCGGGATCGTATACTGGCGTGCGGATGGCGGTGGCCACCGGCAAGGCGATGGCGCACGCGCTGCAGGTGCCGCTTACGGCGGTGCCGACGCTCGACGCGATTGCGTTGGCGGCGGGGTTGGGGTTGCCAGTGCCGGCGGAAGTCTCGGTATTGGTTCTGTTGTTCGCGCGGCGCCATCGGGCGTTTGGCGCCTGGTTTACGGTTGTGGGCGGCCGTTTGGCGTCGAGATCGGAGGCGCAGGTTCAACCGATTGCCGACTGGCTGGCGCAGGTCCCTGCACACACGTCTGCCGTGCCGGCTGTTCTCGTTCACGACTTTCCACCTGAGGAGTTGGCGCTCACAAATATTCCGGAGGACTTGTTGCCCCTGTCGTGGGGAGATGTTTCCACGCGGTTTGCAGACGCGTTATTCCGGCTCGCCTTGCGTGACGAGTACCCTGTTTTTGAAGGGGAGCGCATCCACACCGTTTTACCCTATTACGCATTGCCTGTAGAAGCAGAAGCAAAGCTGGAATCGCGGCAAAAAGGAGGCGAACGACCGTGA
- a CDS encoding phosphatase PAP2 family protein, translating to MATHTFPLPAGFGWQYHFILWIQSFHTPILDKVATVLSYLGTESFYLIILPIVFLAFSRQFGLRLTYVFLTSMFFNAWLKSVIQIARPIGVPGVRSLYLSTATGLSTPSGHAQGTITLWASLVRYLPTRVLRYALLTLVLLIGISRVYLGLHWPMDVVLGWLLGLIIGYAGWQIGRWWSYRGIPWHFALAFAILFPAVLFYFNHDPRGAEYAAYLFAIGTGSVIERRFIHSAIEAVWWKRICAGVIGVGGMVAIQWGLQSTESVLPWLLLRDLLIGWWVTVGAPWIFLKLNVYQPDTEAYAGS from the coding sequence ATGGCGACGCACACGTTTCCGCTGCCCGCTGGCTTTGGTTGGCAGTATCACTTCATTCTATGGATTCAATCGTTTCACACGCCGATTTTGGACAAAGTCGCAACGGTGTTGTCCTACCTTGGAACGGAGTCGTTCTATCTCATCATCTTACCTATCGTCTTCCTTGCCTTCAGCCGGCAATTTGGCTTGCGACTGACGTATGTCTTTTTGACAAGCATGTTTTTCAACGCTTGGCTCAAATCGGTCATTCAGATTGCTCGTCCCATCGGAGTCCCTGGCGTCCGGAGCCTGTATTTGAGCACCGCGACAGGTTTATCGACACCGAGCGGGCACGCGCAGGGGACGATAACCTTGTGGGCGTCCCTCGTTCGGTATCTTCCGACACGAGTCCTGCGCTACGCGCTGTTGACCCTCGTCCTGCTGATTGGTATATCGAGGGTATACCTAGGCTTGCACTGGCCGATGGACGTCGTGCTCGGCTGGCTGTTGGGCCTTATCATCGGTTACGCCGGATGGCAAATTGGACGCTGGTGGAGCTACCGTGGCATTCCGTGGCACTTTGCGTTGGCATTTGCCATTCTGTTCCCCGCAGTCTTGTTCTATTTTAACCATGATCCGCGCGGGGCTGAATACGCGGCATATCTATTTGCCATCGGCACCGGCTCTGTGATTGAACGCCGTTTCATTCACAGTGCTATTGAAGCAGTCTGGTGGAAGCGAATTTGTGCAGGCGTCATCGGCGTAGGCGGCATGGTTGCGATACAATGGGGATTACAAAGTACGGAATCTGTTTTGCCATGGCTCCTTTTGCGCGACTTGCTCATCGGCTGGTGGGTAACCGTCGGCGCCCCGTGGATCTTTTTGAAACTCAATGTCTATCAACCAGATACAGAAGCATATGCCGGTTCCTGA
- the mobA gene encoding molybdenum cofactor guanylyltransferase, whose protein sequence is MGPDVCVVVAGGQSRRMQPLGDKLLLPRAPLSPPILAHVLTVAASLCDCVIVAHAPGPVRDVVARHLPVSCANKIDWQLDAVPWSGPLTALAHVFTSARVQEANTVGVVAGDLPGITADVLQRCHAALAASEAADGAALVRDGRIQPLIACYRHRAVAAVVDAVAAGQVRLMGVLDRLNVIPVALEDGTPEWRIRPVHTPEDYEAWLAWRAAFETS, encoded by the coding sequence TTGGGACCCGACGTCTGTGTCGTCGTAGCGGGTGGCCAAAGCCGCCGGATGCAACCTTTGGGGGACAAGCTGTTGCTGCCACGCGCACCGCTGTCGCCGCCGATTTTGGCGCACGTCTTGACGGTTGCGGCGTCACTGTGCGACTGCGTGATTGTCGCGCATGCGCCAGGGCCAGTCAGGGATGTGGTGGCACGGCATTTGCCAGTATCTTGCGCGAATAAAATTGACTGGCAATTGGACGCAGTGCCGTGGTCGGGGCCGCTCACCGCACTGGCCCACGTATTTACGTCAGCGCGCGTTCAAGAGGCGAACACAGTTGGGGTTGTCGCGGGAGACTTGCCGGGCATCACCGCCGACGTCCTGCAGCGGTGCCATGCGGCGCTTGCGGCTTCTGAAGCCGCCGATGGCGCTGCGCTGGTGCGCGACGGGCGGATTCAACCGCTGATTGCGTGCTACCGCCACCGGGCGGTTGCGGCGGTTGTGGATGCGGTGGCGGCTGGTCAGGTGCGGTTGATGGGCGTATTGGATAGATTGAACGTCATTCCGGTTGCACTGGAAGACGGGACGCCGGAGTGGCGTATCCGACCTGTGCACACCCCGGAAGATTATGAAGCTTGGTTGGCATGGAGGGCTGCGTTTGAAACGTCGTGA
- the tsaD gene encoding tRNA (adenosine(37)-N6)-threonylcarbamoyltransferase complex transferase subunit TsaD yields MIILGIETSCDETSAALVRDGRELISEVTATQMQIHAAFGGVVPEVASRHHVEDITRVVDETFREAGCTWHDVDAIAVTCGPGLLGSLLVGVSAAKGYALATGKPLIGVHHIAGHVAAATLNSQIRPPFLCLVVSGGHTELLTVDEQFCFTKLGGTRDDAAGEAYDKVARLIGLAYPGGPKVDELAHEGNKEAYAFPRGLLDEEGYDFSFSGLKSAVNNALTKQRNRREEIDAKDVCASFQAAVIDVLEEKTKRALAHTGYQRLVVAGGVAANRGLRSRFTALASATGVEVVFPPLRWCTDNAAMIASAGYYRFQQGKESDLSLNAYAQLSLDTWQSWA; encoded by the coding sequence TTGATCATTTTAGGCATTGAGACAAGTTGCGACGAGACGTCGGCGGCACTGGTTCGAGATGGTCGGGAGCTCATCAGCGAGGTGACTGCGACGCAGATGCAGATTCACGCCGCTTTTGGCGGTGTGGTTCCGGAAGTCGCTTCCCGCCACCACGTCGAGGACATCACGCGCGTCGTCGATGAGACGTTCCGGGAAGCTGGCTGCACATGGCATGACGTCGACGCTATCGCGGTGACTTGCGGCCCAGGGCTGTTAGGGTCACTCCTTGTCGGCGTCTCTGCCGCCAAGGGATACGCGCTGGCGACTGGCAAGCCATTGATTGGCGTTCACCACATCGCCGGTCACGTCGCGGCGGCAACGCTCAATTCGCAGATTCGCCCTCCGTTTCTGTGTCTCGTCGTGTCTGGTGGGCACACGGAATTGCTGACGGTGGACGAGCAGTTTTGCTTTACCAAGCTCGGAGGGACGCGCGACGATGCCGCCGGTGAGGCCTACGACAAAGTCGCCAGGCTGATTGGGCTTGCCTACCCGGGTGGACCGAAGGTGGACGAGCTCGCTCACGAAGGAAACAAAGAGGCCTATGCGTTCCCGCGTGGCCTGTTGGATGAAGAGGGCTACGATTTTAGCTTCAGCGGACTAAAATCGGCCGTCAACAACGCGCTCACAAAGCAGCGGAACCGACGCGAGGAGATAGATGCAAAGGACGTGTGTGCGAGCTTTCAGGCCGCGGTTATCGACGTGCTGGAGGAGAAGACAAAGCGGGCGCTCGCCCACACGGGCTACCAGCGGCTCGTCGTCGCGGGCGGTGTGGCGGCCAACCGCGGTCTCCGATCCCGCTTTACCGCGCTCGCTTCGGCGACTGGGGTGGAGGTCGTCTTCCCGCCGCTTCGTTGGTGCACGGACAACGCTGCAATGATTGCGAGCGCTGGGTATTATCGCTTTCAGCAGGGCAAAGAGAGCGATCTCTCGCTCAACGCATACGCACAACTGTCCCTCGACACCTGGCAATCGTGGGCGTAA
- the tsaE gene encoding tRNA (adenosine(37)-N6)-threonylcarbamoyltransferase complex ATPase subunit type 1 TsaE: MANEWLMTTTSPDETRRFGVCLGGVLQAGDVVLLGGPLGAGKTHFAQGIAQGLGVEEPVTSPTFTLVAEYEGRLPLIHMDLYRLYDEPTAEVVTLHPAALAQIGFDDYLDGSGVVLIEWARGVESDLDDYLSVDIAHGLQAVDDDIRATTRELRVRAEGAAARQRLQEWMDAWA, from the coding sequence ATGGCAAACGAATGGTTGATGACAACGACGAGCCCAGATGAGACAAGGCGCTTCGGTGTATGTCTTGGCGGGGTATTGCAGGCTGGCGACGTGGTGTTGCTCGGCGGCCCCCTTGGCGCCGGCAAGACACACTTCGCGCAGGGGATTGCGCAGGGACTTGGCGTCGAGGAACCTGTGACCAGTCCGACGTTTACGCTCGTCGCCGAGTATGAAGGGCGGCTGCCCTTGATTCATATGGATTTATATCGGTTATACGACGAACCGACCGCTGAGGTGGTCACTTTACATCCGGCTGCGTTGGCGCAAATCGGATTTGACGATTATCTGGATGGGTCTGGTGTGGTGTTGATTGAGTGGGCGCGCGGCGTTGAATCGGATTTAGACGACTATTTGTCAGTGGACATTGCGCACGGCTTACAAGCGGTGGATGACGATATCCGCGCGACGACACGGGAACTTCGCGTTCGCGCCGAAGGTGCAGCGGCACGACAACGTTTGCAGGAGTGGATGGACGCATGGGCGTGA
- the rimI gene encoding ribosomal protein S18-alanine N-acetyltransferase: MLLQDLDQVLQVERRAFTAPWSRAAFLGELVENKLARYVVAELDGRVVGYGGLWLILDEGHVTNIAVDPDYRGRKLGDKLLRTLMSLCAANGGRKMTLEVRVSNTVAQNLYRKYGFERVGLRKGYYTDNKEDAIIMWVDLPPMDRVTAGGELI; encoded by the coding sequence ATGTTGCTGCAAGACCTGGATCAGGTCTTGCAAGTCGAGCGCCGTGCGTTTACGGCGCCGTGGTCGCGAGCCGCATTTCTTGGTGAATTGGTAGAGAATAAACTCGCGCGCTATGTGGTCGCAGAACTGGATGGCCGCGTGGTGGGCTACGGCGGCTTGTGGTTGATTCTCGACGAGGGGCATGTGACGAATATCGCGGTAGATCCGGATTATCGCGGCCGCAAACTAGGCGACAAGTTGTTGCGCACACTGATGTCCTTATGTGCTGCCAATGGCGGGCGCAAGATGACTTTGGAGGTGCGCGTCTCGAATACGGTGGCGCAGAACTTGTACAGAAAGTACGGTTTCGAGCGCGTCGGGTTGCGCAAAGGGTATTACACCGACAACAAGGAGGATGCCATCATCATGTGGGTGGATTTACCTCCGATGGACAGAGTGACAGCCGGGGGAGAACTAATTTGA
- a CDS encoding ABC-F family ATP-binding cassette domain-containing protein gives MIVLQVSHVKKSYDTVDVLLDASLSIRTGDKVGLVGGNGAGKSTLVRIVTGQEQPDAGQVTWREGTTVGYVAQFVDTSEDKSVYAFVAEARAHLEQMEQELRKLERQMADQAIYEDEARFAQVSTAYDTLSRRFEDEGGYAWQTDIRRVLAGLQFPKEMHDMPVSSLSGGQKTRLSLARLLATGPDLLVLDEPTNYLDTETLTWLEQYLKGYSGSVLVVSHDRYFLDQVTTHTVELAQGTTTSYTGNYEAYMEQKMEARLQQAKQFAHQQEEIAKLETFIAKNLARASTTKRAQSRRKMLERMDRIEQPDTDPAKVHLAFSANRPSGRDVLQVNDLAIGYGETVLARNVSFRLERGMRLAILGPNGVGKSTLMKTLLHQLKPLHGSIDVGQHVQFGYYDQEQTDLNPSKTVLSQVWDEHPNMDRTTVRGALAQFLFRGSDVDKPVSGLSGGERSRLNLCRLMLQRANTLFMDEPTNHLDIPSKEALESALIDYDGTLLFISHDRYFIDAIATHVGVLSKDGLTLYIGNYTDYREKSAENDRLQDIEESTAATATGREARQGRNTKDTRGNTARGKATGEVTRRSDGDTTSAHTSGDHSPANAPRRRIRSSDVRKAQEAVERWEQISTTCEVEMEQVATALSEAAQNQDLERIYELEAKRKALEEQHEEALVRWEQAALELEALEQALATDGG, from the coding sequence ATGATTGTTTTGCAAGTAAGTCATGTGAAAAAGAGTTATGACACCGTCGATGTCCTCCTCGACGCGTCACTGAGTATCCGCACCGGCGACAAAGTAGGGCTTGTCGGAGGCAATGGTGCCGGCAAGTCGACACTCGTCCGAATCGTCACCGGACAGGAACAACCAGACGCTGGCCAAGTGACCTGGCGCGAAGGCACAACCGTCGGTTATGTGGCACAATTTGTCGATACATCAGAGGATAAAAGCGTATATGCCTTTGTCGCAGAGGCGCGTGCGCACCTCGAGCAAATGGAACAGGAACTCCGGAAATTAGAGCGGCAGATGGCGGATCAAGCTATCTATGAAGACGAAGCTCGCTTCGCACAGGTCAGCACCGCCTACGACACGCTGTCGAGGCGCTTTGAAGACGAAGGCGGCTATGCATGGCAAACCGACATTCGGCGTGTTTTGGCCGGTCTCCAATTCCCGAAGGAAATGCACGACATGCCCGTATCCTCCCTAAGTGGCGGTCAGAAAACCCGATTGTCGCTAGCTCGACTGTTGGCGACTGGCCCGGATTTACTCGTCCTCGACGAGCCGACCAACTACCTCGATACAGAGACGCTCACATGGCTCGAACAGTATTTAAAAGGGTACTCCGGCAGCGTCCTTGTGGTGTCGCACGACCGCTATTTTCTCGATCAAGTCACCACCCACACCGTCGAACTAGCCCAAGGCACGACGACGAGCTATACCGGCAACTACGAGGCATATATGGAGCAAAAGATGGAGGCGCGGTTGCAACAGGCAAAGCAATTCGCCCATCAACAAGAAGAAATCGCGAAATTGGAGACGTTCATCGCCAAGAACCTCGCGCGCGCGTCGACCACCAAACGCGCGCAAAGTCGGCGCAAGATGTTGGAGCGGATGGATCGAATTGAGCAACCCGACACCGACCCTGCCAAGGTACATCTGGCGTTCAGCGCCAACCGCCCGTCTGGGCGCGACGTCCTGCAAGTCAACGACCTGGCAATTGGTTATGGAGAGACCGTTTTGGCGCGAAATGTGTCGTTTCGCCTCGAACGCGGTATGCGGCTGGCTATCCTCGGCCCCAACGGCGTTGGCAAGAGTACGCTAATGAAGACGCTTTTGCACCAATTAAAACCGCTGCACGGGTCCATCGATGTGGGGCAACACGTCCAATTTGGCTATTACGACCAAGAACAGACGGACTTAAATCCGTCCAAAACCGTCCTCAGCCAAGTCTGGGACGAGCACCCCAACATGGACCGGACAACCGTGCGCGGCGCGCTCGCGCAGTTCCTCTTTCGCGGCAGCGACGTGGATAAGCCTGTGTCGGGGTTGAGTGGCGGTGAGCGCAGCCGACTCAATCTCTGTCGGCTCATGCTACAGCGCGCCAACACGCTATTCATGGACGAACCAACCAACCACTTGGATATTCCCAGCAAGGAAGCGCTCGAGAGCGCACTCATCGACTACGACGGGACCTTGCTCTTTATCTCGCATGATCGCTACTTTATCGATGCCATTGCCACACACGTAGGCGTCCTTTCAAAAGACGGCCTGACTCTCTACATCGGCAACTATACCGATTACCGGGAGAAATCAGCGGAAAATGACCGGCTGCAGGACATTGAGGAGAGCACCGCAGCTACAGCGACTGGAAGGGAGGCGCGCCAGGGCCGCAACACGAAAGACACGCGCGGCAATACCGCAAGGGGCAAAGCAACAGGCGAGGTGACAAGGCGCTCGGATGGTGACACAACATCAGCGCACACGTCGGGGGATCACAGCCCTGCGAACGCGCCTCGCCGCCGAATTCGCTCCTCAGATGTGCGCAAAGCACAGGAAGCTGTGGAGCGTTGGGAGCAGATATCCACAACCTGTGAGGTGGAGATGGAACAAGTGGCCACGGCCCTCTCGGAGGCCGCGCAAAATCAAGACCTGGAGCGGATTTACGAGTTAGAGGCCAAGCGAAAAGCGTTGGAAGAACAGCACGAAGAGGCGCTTGTCCGCTGGGAACAGGCTGCCCTGGAATTAGAAGCGTTGGAACAGGCGCTGGCGACGGACGGCGGATGA